GAAAAGTGTCATTTGAAGTCAAGATTTAAACAAATAAAGGTAATCAGAAAAAACAATGATCTATCTTTTATTGACGATATGTCAATTGCTTTGTGTACacaatttcatttaatccttacaacaaccctgCAAGGTAGGTGTCGTTATTTCCATTTTCACAGATTAGGAAACTCAGGCTCAAAGAAGTTAAACACTTGCTCAAGGtgcttgtccaaagtcacacagctaataagttgTGAAGCCAGGatccaaacccaggtctttctgactccaaagcccaagCTCTCTCCACTATTCCAGCCAGCCGGAGATGAGTCAGGGgtggcattccaggcagagagaatagCATAAGCAAAGGTGGAGAAGCAGGAAATCACGAAGGAGCATTCAGGGAAGTGAGGAgcaggctggctgaagcacaggGTACCTGCAAGTGAGCAGTGATGGGGAAATCAAGGTTACGATGGAAAGGCAGGGGCGGACTCAGGAAGAGGATGCGGGATTTCACCTACCAGAGGACAACAGGAGGCCAAGGGAGGCTATGATCAGAGAAGGGGCACAACCAGAACTAGACTTCAGGAAACTCACTCTGGCAGCTACCTGGGAGGTTAGTTATAAAGACCCTGCACTGGCACAAGTCAGAGGTAATGAAGCCAGAATTAGAAAGGTGGAGAGGAGGATGTCACTCATCAGAAATTTGAAGAGGTAGAACCAACAGGATCTGATGACAGGCTTAACTCAGGAACCAGGGGCCCAAGTGAGGCTGGAGGCCCACAGCTTCCAGTCATCAGCAGGTACTCAAGAGTGCCTGAATTTAGCTAAGGTactggggagaggggaaagaaaggacAGGAGGAGGTGAGAATGCAAACATGAGGCTGCCTTATGGGATGCAGTTAGCAGTCAGTTAGGAGCAGAAAGGATGGGCTTAGTGACTATTATCAGACTGGAAATGGGGGAAGAGAAAAATGCAAGGACAGGCTAGGGAAGATAACAGTAGGAAAAATATGGATATAATAAGTTACTGAATCAGCCTGGGGGAAGAGGAAGGATACTTATGTGAATCGAGGCTAAGACAGGGAATGAGGTCAGAGGCCAGGTCAGGTGGTAGGAGGTTGAGAAGAGATGTGTAGTCAGTGGCTAAATCAGGTTAAATGAGTGGAACAGGGGTACAGGGAAGAGACGCTGGCAGTGTCTAAGTAAAGATGGAGTTGACAGGGATGGGCTGACGCCAGTGGCTGGGTCAGGCTGGGTAGGGGACAGTGTTGTGGTCAGTGGCAGGGTCAGGCTGGGAGTGAAAGGGGGTGTGGTCAGTGGCCTGGTTGGGCGTGGGAtcagcaagacccagtttcctcttTGGGtctcatttcctcttttctgttgggggagtgggggaaggggatCTATAACTGGACCAAGAAATTAGGAGGCTTAGAATCAGGGAATGGTATATAGCCGGGACTGTGAGGGCTTGGCAGTAGTGCTGAGCTGGTGGTGGGGTATTTAGCAGATAACCAGGAGGTATGTAGGTGAATGAGTGGGTAAATATGGTGGGAGAGTGCTTTAAAATGATGGGAAAGCTCAGATGTGGATGAGGGAAAATGAAGGTGGGATGTGTGGATTAAGAGGTGGGAAGGGAGGCAGAACTGAGGCTGAGAAGGTAACATGAACAGCATGGGAAAGCTAAAGGCAAGGGAAGTATTCTGTCAGTGGGTACGCCTGAGGGTGTGAAATGCAGGGCCAGGGAGGAGAGTTGGAGAGGAAGGCTTAATTTCAAGGGACTGAGGGAAAATGGAGGCAGTAGGGCTGAATTTTCAGAGAATTAAGCCACCCTCTTCTTGCATGGGAACAGTTTCCTTGGTCTGCTTCCCCCTTAATCACCAGTCCCTTCTCCCCTAAGCAGTCCGCCATGATTACTAAGCCCTGTACATGTCCTGGGTCCCTAACTCTTTTCTAACTCCTACCTTGTAAACAACAGGATCCAAGAACCCTCCCCCTCAACTGTGGTGGTCACAGCAAGAGCCTGAGGCTTAGAGAATAGAATTAAGCTGAAATCCCTGATGCCAGCAATTCCAACTAGCCCAGAACCCTAGCCTGAAATTAGTCTGTCATTTCCCTGGGCCAAAGAAGCCTTCCCCACCCAACAAGGGCATCTACCTACTGCCAATCTCTTAAATTTCACCTGCCTGAGGTCAACTACCCTGACCTCAACTACAGCACAGAAAACTGCCTGAAATTTCTAACATTAACGCTGACCGTAATTTGTCTCCTGATTCCCAGTACTGGATTTGACAGGCATCCCTGTCCTACCACATACCTGAATCCAATCCCTGATCCCTAATTTTGATCTAATTTTTACCTGTAGCACCAACTCCGGACCTTTAACCCTAAATCTTGATCCCTAAACCTAAAGTTCATTTGTCACTTGATTCCTGATTCACCCCTTTCTTGTTTATCCCTTGTACTGTCTATGCTAACCTTCTCTAATCCCTAAAACTGGATTTCTAACCTAGTTCCTGTTGTTGACCCTTAACCTGAACTCTGACATACGTTAACCTGAACCTGAACTCTAACTAAACTTGGTcgttatagaaaacaaaataatacccTTAATCCAAACTTCACCTACACAAAACGCACCTCACACTAATAAATCTAAATTTTAACCCCAGCTTTACACTCCTAAAGCTAACCTTAACTCCTAAAACCCAACTCCACTTAATCCCCAACTCACCCGTTCCTACGCACGTACCCGCTATCAGCTAACCTCAAAGCCGATCCCGGCCCTGCGCCACACTGCCACCCACTCCTCACCCTCCCTCAAAACTATCCCAGGCCGAGGACTGCTCCAGGAAGGGCCTGGCTGCCGAAAAACGGCCTATTTAACTCAGAGCACAAGCCGAGATACACCGGACGCGAACCTCTCCAACATGACCCGAAACAGACGCAGAAGTCAGGGGCCCTGCCCGCCCGCCTCCCAGGCCTGGCGTCGCGGCCCCACCCTGAGGCCCCAGTTCGCCCGGTCCGGCCTACCTGCGCTGCCCGGCTCTGTGCCCCGCCCGCCGGCCCGCTAACCCGCTCGTTCTCCCGGTGGCTCTCGGGCTGCGGCCTCGCCCTCCCTTCGACACTCTCGGCCACTTCCGTCCCGGGAACGTCCCCCACCCGCGGGCGGCGCCCTGGGCCCGCGCTCTATGGTAGCGGGCACTGCAGGAAGCTGCTCTGGCCCCAGCTCTCGATGCTCGGGAGCCCGCCGACGACCGGCAGCCCCTCCCCAGCAGGAAGCGAGGGTGCGGCGCAGTCCCGAGGAAGCGCCCGAACTGCGCCCTAGTTCCCTTTTAGGCGCTAATCCTTCCTTTTTCTAGCCCGGGGCGGAGCCGCTTCCTCAGAATGCCCGCCCTCAGGGACTGCGGGGGCGGAAGGCATGTCCCCTCTATTTGCATCGCGCCCTGGACGTGGCGCGTACTGCGGCCGCCTCCGcgtcggggtggggtgggggggactcCAACTCCCGGCATGCCTCGCGGGTATGTTCGTCACTTGTGTTCTGTTGGAAGTCTAGCGGGGAGTGGAGTCTGGGAGGCGTGTCCCGGTTTCAGAGCCATCGCCTGCAGCTAGGAGGAAAACGCCGCTGGAGAGCCGATAGGTGGGGCCGACTGACAGTCGGTCGAGGTTACGCCTGGCTGGGGATAGGGTCCGGGTGGCGAAGTGAACTCCTGTGTTTCTGCGCATCTTTTCTGTAAATGTCTCATATGGAGCTGGCGTTGGACCCGGGTGACCACGACCTGCTAGGCTTTCTGCTAGAAGAAAGCGGTGGTTTGGGTGCGGCGCCCGACGAGGCCTTGACGTCTCCGCCGGACTGGGAGCTGCCACTTTCTGAGGTGAGTTGGGGGGCTTTGAGTCGGGGAGGCGTGAGGCGGGTTGGTGGGCGGGGTGTCCCTGAGGCAGGGGGTGGTGATGGTCAAAGCCTGTTAATTTGAACCCTGTGCAGTCTCTGAGCGACTGGGACGTGGAGGATTTCCTGAGCTGCCTGCCGAGTCCCCCAGCAGTGTTGAACGTTTTCAGCAGCTCTGACCCCTGTCTTGTCCAGCATGACCACACCTATTCTCTGTCACAAGAGCATGTCTCCATAGATCTCGGTAAGCCTGAAATAAGTGAAGTTTGGGAAAGGAGAGGACTCCAGGGCCTGACTATTCATATTTGCCCTTTTGCAGATAATGAGAGCTATGAAAAAGAGGGGGCTCAGATGACTCCACTGCGTGTGGAGGAGCCGGCAGATCAGGTACTTGACTTGATTTACAGGAGGGTTATTCCCGTATTGCGCGGGTCGGGGCAGTATTCCGCGTTACTTTCTGAAATCCCTTTGCAACTCTGCTGCCCACCTCCCCGGAACCGCAGGAGATTGCTAGGCTGATACTGACTGAGGAGGAGAAAAGGCTGTTGGAGAAGGAGGGGCTTACTTTGCCTGGGATGCTTCCGCTCACTAAGGTAAGTCTCCCATTGTGGGGACGGGGGTTGTGTGTTCCAAGTAGGCCATTTCTGTTAATTTTGTATCAGTAACTTGAAAAAGAACTGAGGTGAGAGATTAGCACATTTTTGAGTAGGAATCTGGAGCATGTGGTTAGTATACTGCTTGCAAGGACAGATCCTGGTTTGTAGTGCTTGTATAAGTTTTGGTGTTCTTTTTAACTAAGAATTCAAAATTATCAGGGTAATATTAGTAAAGGGATTTGGAAAGTACTGTACAACCACGGGGCTCTGATACTTATATTTCACTGGTTTCATGCTAATTTACCTGTAGCTGAATAGTAAATTAAGTATTAGAGTTCATCAAGGCTGGATTAAGTAGTATAAcaagaataaatgtaaaatttggaGTTTCAAGCAATGAGTGGCAGCTTCACACGCACGGTATTGTGATACTATGATGAAATCAATGTCTGTTAACAGAAAGGttaactgaattttaatttcttaaaaatataagttGAGccaattccctggcaatccagtggttaggactctgtgctttcactgctcaGGGTGAGGGTGCAATCCTGGTCTCACCAGGGTGCAatcccctgatctgggaactgagatcccacaagctgcgagGTGTGGCTAAAAAAAAGTACAAGTTGAGTCAACAGTGTGATATGGCTACTAAGGAAGAGAATGGGGTTTAGAAGCTGTATCATCAgattcagttgttgttgttgtttggtcgctaagttgtgtccaactctttgcaattccatggactgtggccctccagtctcctctgtccatgggatttctcagagaagaatactggagtacgttgcaatttccttctccaggggatcatcccgacccagggatggaacctgtttCCTGAGTTGCCtgtattgtaggcggattctttactgctgaagaagaagagaaggcaatgacaccccactccagtactcttgcctggaaaatcccatggacggaggagcctggtaggctgctgtctatggggtcgcacagagtgggacacgactgagcgacttcactttcacttttctttactgctgaggcactggggaagcccagttgtATCATTAGATACCAGTTATCTAATAGTGTTGCCACTAGAAGGGCAGTAATCatcttgttttcctttatattGGCCAAAAAGCTTCTTAAGTTTTGAGCCTATTATCTTTGACAAATATTAAGAAGATGCAGTCCATCCTGAGAAGAGATAAGATGATGAGTTAAAATTTttgcccagtttttttttttttaaactctgaagAAATGTCAAGTGCTTTAAAATAGCTGAAGACCTTTGTTCTATTATGGTCCCAGAGATTAGGTGCTAGGTAAGTCCAACAGGTAGAAATAACAGAGGCAGATGTTGGCTCATGATAaggaaggtttttttaaaaaaattattatttaataaaattgttaCAATGGTTTGGCTTGTGAGGACATTAACACCTGGTCCTCAGAAGCATTCAGACAGAAGCAGAGTGCCTATTGGTCAGGGAAATTGTAGAAGGAATTTATGCTTTGAGAAGATTGACCTCGGTTGCCTTCAAACTCTTTGGTTTAATGTACCTCTGATGGGATCCCTTTTCCTGTCTTCTCCCAGATGGAGGAACAAGTTCTGAAACGGGTGCGGAGGAAGATTCGAAACAAAAAGTCTGCTCAAGAGAGCCGCAGGAAGAAGAAGGTGTATGTGGGGGGTTTAGAAAGCAGGTATGAAAGGGAGCTGGACTTGGGGGTGGGAGAAGCAGGTAATTGGAAGTATGAGGTTTTTGAAGGGAGGATACAGGCCATGTCCCCACATACCTGTTATTCCTCCAGGGTCCTGAAATACACAGCCCAGAATCTGGAGCTACAGAACAAAGTACAGCTCCTGGAGGAACAGAATCTGTAAGCAACTCTTTCACATCAGGCTTTTCTCATCCCTCCCACTTAATACTGTCTCAATCTTTCTCCTGCTCCATACTTGATTTCTCACAGGGCATCTCTCACGTATAAGGTCTGATGCTTGGTCTTTAATGGGTCTCTGATTCCATGAAGCTCACAGTAATAGGGAATAAATTCACAAGTatcaagaaggaagagagggagtaAGATTTCATGTGGCAGATGGCATTTGATAGTAGATATGAttctgggatgggggtggggagcattCTAGGCAGAGAGGACACAGCTTAGTCCAGTCTGGCTGGAACCCTAAAATAGGTGAGTTGGGCCAGAAGGTAGAGAATATAATCCCTGGTGAGGATTGTGTACAGAGCTGATCAGGCAGTGGAGAACCACTGAAGGGGTTTGCAAAAGAAGTTTAAGTCAGGGCAGagacgtgtgtgtttgtgttaatgAGGTCTGATATTTTGGTCACAGAAGAGATCACTTGCAAAAAGTAAGAGAGGATCCAGAGCACACATAGAGAGGATGGCCTTAACAGGAGGGTTTTGTTGTATGGCAAGGTGCCAGGCTGGGGGTGCTCACTGTCCCCTTATAGGTCCCTTTTGGATCAGCTGAGGAGACTCCAGGCCATGGTGATTCAGACAGCAAACaaagccagcagcagcagcacctgtgtCTTGGTGAGGATGGTGATGGAAGGAGATATTCTTTTCTCAGGTGGCAGGGAGAGGGGTGCAATGCAGAGCCCTTCTTCATCTCTTTTCTCCTGTGCTCCAGGTTCTACTGTTCTCCTTCTGTCTCCTCCTCGTACCTGCTATGTACTCCTCGGACACAAGGGGGAGCCTGCCGGCTGAGCACAGAGGTGAGAGCTCCATGAGGATACCACTAGGGAGGGGCTAGGGGAGAGCCCCAGCCTGCCCCTGAACAGGCTTTGTCTCCTCAGTGTTGTCCCGTCAGCTTCGTGCCCTCCCCAGCGAGGACCCCCCGCAGCTGGAGCCACCTGCCCTGCAGTCAGAGGTACCAAAGGACAGCTTGGACCCTGAGCTCCAGGCTGCTAGCAACTCTTGCTGCCTCTTCCATCTCATGCCCCAGGCTCCTAGAGCAGAGCCTCCCCTGCA
This is a stretch of genomic DNA from Bos javanicus breed banteng chromosome 8, ARS-OSU_banteng_1.0, whole genome shotgun sequence. It encodes these proteins:
- the CREB3 gene encoding cyclic AMP-responsive element-binding protein 3, translating into MSHMELALDPGDHDLLGFLLEESGGLGAAPDEALTSPPDWELPLSESLSDWDVEDFLSCLPSPPAVLNVFSSSDPCLVQHDHTYSLSQEHVSIDLDNESYEKEGAQMTPLRVEEPADQEIARLILTEEEKRLLEKEGLTLPGMLPLTKMEEQVLKRVRRKIRNKKSAQESRRKKKVYVGGLESRVLKYTAQNLELQNKVQLLEEQNLSLLDQLRRLQAMVIQTANKASSSSTCVLVLLFSFCLLLVPAMYSSDTRGSLPAEHRVLSRQLRALPSEDPPQLEPPALQSEVPKDSLDPELQAASNSCCLFHLMPQAPRAEPPLQLPLPDGFSGCSCPDSISPLHANLTREEGWLPTPSPTSVILQGRYSG